A genome region from Thalassotalea euphylliae includes the following:
- the thiC gene encoding phosphomethylpyrimidine synthase ThiC, whose product MSSLSRRERRQQAEAFINNVSGQSYPNSSKIYVPGKLHNIQVAMREIDVGDTFVGGTEENPIFEPNEPIRVYDSSGVYTDPNVSVNVHEGLPKLRSAWVAERADTEELTGATSGYSQQRLADEGLDHIRFENLPKVRRAKAGKNVTQLHYARQGIITPEMEYIAIRENTKRAEMKDEILSQRHDGQGFGAKFTEAGHANIPEQITPEFVRQEVAAGRAIIPANINHPESEPMIIGRNFLIKVNANIGNSAVTSSIEEEVEKLVWSTKWGADTVMDLSTGRYIHETREWIVRNSPVPIGTVPIYQALEKVNGIAEDLTWEVFRDTLIEQAEQGVDYFTIHAGVLLRYVPMTAKRVTGIVSRGGSIMAKWCLAHHQENFLYTHFEDICEICKQYDVAFSLGDGLRPGSIADANDEAQFSELHTLGELTKIAWQHDVQVMIEGPGHVPLHMIKANMDEQLEHCHEAPFYTLGPLTTDIAPGYDHITSGIGAANIGWYGCAMLCYVTPKEHLGLPNKEDVKEGLITYKIAAHAGDLAKGHPCAQIRDNALSKARFEFRWHDQFNLGLDPERAREYHDETLPQESGKIAHFCSMCGPKFCSMKITQDVRDYAAKLEAEQRIEIKLADETVSVSRDAIDKTLAQGMAEKSAEFKATGSEIYHQAR is encoded by the coding sequence ATGAGTTCATTATCGCGACGTGAGCGTCGTCAGCAGGCGGAAGCCTTTATCAACAATGTGTCGGGACAAAGTTACCCGAATTCCAGCAAGATTTATGTACCGGGCAAGCTACACAATATCCAAGTAGCCATGCGAGAGATAGACGTTGGCGATACTTTTGTCGGCGGCACCGAAGAAAACCCCATTTTTGAACCTAACGAGCCGATTCGTGTGTACGACAGCTCTGGCGTTTACACCGATCCAAACGTTAGCGTTAACGTTCATGAAGGATTACCTAAGCTGCGCAGTGCATGGGTAGCCGAGCGCGCAGATACCGAAGAGCTTACGGGCGCGACATCAGGTTATAGTCAGCAGCGTTTGGCTGATGAAGGGTTAGACCATATTCGCTTTGAGAACCTGCCAAAAGTGCGTAGAGCCAAAGCAGGAAAAAACGTCACCCAGTTACATTATGCGCGCCAAGGTATTATCACGCCGGAAATGGAATATATTGCCATTCGCGAGAATACCAAACGGGCAGAAATGAAAGACGAAATCCTCAGCCAACGCCACGACGGGCAGGGCTTTGGAGCCAAGTTTACCGAAGCTGGTCACGCTAACATTCCCGAGCAGATTACCCCTGAGTTTGTACGCCAAGAAGTGGCCGCAGGACGTGCCATAATTCCCGCTAATATCAATCACCCTGAGTCTGAGCCAATGATTATTGGCCGTAATTTTTTGATCAAGGTGAACGCCAATATTGGCAACTCGGCGGTTACCTCGTCCATTGAAGAAGAAGTGGAAAAGCTGGTGTGGTCAACCAAGTGGGGCGCAGATACTGTGATGGATTTATCCACTGGCCGCTATATTCACGAAACGCGCGAGTGGATTGTGCGTAACTCGCCAGTGCCAATTGGTACAGTACCGATTTATCAAGCACTCGAAAAAGTAAACGGCATTGCCGAAGACTTAACATGGGAAGTGTTTCGCGACACCTTAATTGAACAAGCAGAGCAGGGCGTGGACTACTTTACTATTCACGCCGGTGTGCTGTTGCGCTATGTGCCGATGACAGCAAAACGCGTGACAGGTATCGTCTCGCGCGGTGGTTCTATTATGGCAAAGTGGTGTTTAGCGCATCATCAAGAAAACTTCCTTTACACCCACTTTGAAGATATTTGCGAAATTTGTAAGCAGTACGATGTTGCCTTTTCATTAGGTGACGGCCTGCGTCCGGGGTCTATTGCCGATGCCAACGACGAAGCACAATTCTCTGAGCTTCATACCTTAGGTGAGCTGACCAAAATCGCTTGGCAACACGATGTCCAAGTGATGATTGAAGGTCCTGGTCATGTGCCACTGCATATGATTAAGGCGAATATGGACGAGCAACTGGAACATTGTCACGAAGCGCCATTTTATACCTTAGGGCCACTGACGACAGATATCGCGCCCGGTTATGACCACATCACCTCGGGGATTGGTGCCGCAAATATTGGCTGGTACGGCTGTGCCATGCTGTGCTACGTGACGCCAAAAGAGCACTTGGGCTTGCCTAACAAGGAAGATGTGAAAGAAGGCTTAATCACCTACAAAATTGCCGCGCATGCAGGCGATTTAGCAAAAGGGCACCCGTGTGCACAAATTCGCGATAATGCATTGTCAAAAGCGCGCTTCGAATTTCGCTGGCACGACCAATTTAATCTTGGTTTAGATCCTGAGCGCGCCCGTGAATACCACGACGAAACCTTGCCGCAAGAGTCAGGCAAAATCGCCCATTTTTGCTCAATGTGTGGGCCAAAATTCTGCTCGATGAAAATCACCCAAGATGTTCGCGACTATGCGGCAAAACTAGAGGCCGAGCAACGCATTGAAATCAAGCTCGCAGACGAAACCGTCAGCGTTAGCCGTGATGCCATTGATAAAACGCTTGCCCAAGGTATGGCGGAGAAGTCGGCTGAATTTAAAGCAACTGGCTCTGAAATTTATCATCAAGCAAGGTAA
- a CDS encoding M1 family metallopeptidase: MMPNKWLSAAVSALLVLTSHQVSAQQPSEAKGEIKSETKNDINKAKLNTPDISEQRQQHLRGAITAERAWWDVKHYQLSMTVDIGDRSFSGENIITYQVIDNAKELQIELQAPMKLEAAVQAGQSLAIRQEGYSYFISPNELQQIGQEYQLTLTFSGQPHEAKNAPWDGGITWSEDEGGMPFIASSNQGIGASIWWPNKDHGYDEPDRGIDMLIEVPRPLFNVSNGRLINIEDQGDSRVFHWRVINPINNYGVNINIADYVNFAEQYQGENGVLDMDYYVLRANEEKARVHFGDARRTIEALEHWFGPYPFYQDSYKLVEAPYLGMEHQSSVTYGNKYQQGYKGRDLSETGWGLKWDFLIIHETAHEWFANSITAKDVADLWIQESFTTYAEGLFVEYHYGKAAGAEYLRGQRQNIRNDKPMIGTYHQHEVGSYDIYPKGANMLHTLRQLIDDDSKWREILRGLNKVFYHQTVTTQQVEDYIATQSGLVLNKFFDQYLRDSRIPVLEYRLMDGEFKARWRHVVDGFAMAIPAKFTGGVASDQQNFALTTDWQTFELSQGATGIQWDKNYYIAQLLIE; the protein is encoded by the coding sequence ATGATGCCCAACAAATGGTTATCAGCAGCAGTTAGTGCCTTGCTCGTGCTGACCAGTCATCAAGTTAGTGCCCAGCAACCTAGCGAAGCTAAAGGCGAAATTAAGAGCGAAACTAAAAACGACATTAATAAAGCTAAGCTAAATACGCCTGACATTAGCGAACAAAGACAACAGCATTTGCGCGGTGCAATTACCGCTGAACGCGCTTGGTGGGATGTAAAGCATTATCAGCTATCGATGACTGTCGATATTGGTGACCGATCTTTTTCTGGCGAAAACATCATAACTTATCAAGTAATTGATAATGCTAAAGAATTACAAATTGAGCTACAAGCACCCATGAAGCTTGAAGCTGCTGTGCAAGCAGGGCAATCCTTGGCGATTCGTCAAGAAGGCTACAGTTACTTTATTTCGCCAAACGAGCTACAGCAAATAGGTCAGGAATATCAGTTAACCTTAACCTTTTCGGGTCAGCCTCATGAGGCGAAAAATGCCCCTTGGGATGGCGGTATTACTTGGTCGGAAGATGAAGGTGGCATGCCTTTTATTGCCTCGTCAAACCAAGGGATCGGTGCCAGTATTTGGTGGCCTAATAAAGATCACGGCTACGACGAACCCGATCGCGGAATTGATATGTTGATTGAAGTGCCAAGACCTTTGTTCAACGTCTCTAATGGCCGTTTAATTAACATTGAAGATCAAGGTGATAGCCGAGTTTTCCACTGGCGCGTGATCAACCCAATTAACAATTACGGTGTGAATATCAATATTGCTGATTACGTCAATTTTGCCGAGCAGTATCAAGGTGAAAATGGCGTGTTAGATATGGACTATTACGTGCTACGTGCCAACGAAGAAAAAGCGCGCGTACACTTTGGTGATGCCAGGCGAACTATCGAAGCGCTAGAGCATTGGTTTGGCCCATATCCGTTTTATCAAGACAGTTACAAGCTGGTTGAAGCTCCGTATTTGGGTATGGAGCATCAAAGCTCAGTCACGTATGGCAACAAATATCAACAAGGCTACAAAGGACGTGATCTCAGCGAGACAGGTTGGGGCTTAAAGTGGGATTTCTTGATTATTCACGAAACCGCACACGAATGGTTTGCTAACAGTATTACGGCTAAGGATGTTGCTGATTTATGGATACAAGAGAGCTTTACCACCTACGCTGAAGGTTTGTTTGTTGAGTATCACTACGGCAAAGCGGCAGGGGCAGAGTACTTGCGAGGGCAACGCCAGAATATTCGCAACGATAAGCCGATGATAGGGACTTATCACCAACACGAAGTGGGTTCGTACGATATTTACCCCAAAGGTGCGAATATGCTGCATACGCTTCGTCAGCTCATTGATGACGACAGCAAATGGCGTGAGATTCTACGTGGTTTAAACAAGGTTTTTTATCATCAAACCGTTACTACCCAGCAAGTGGAAGACTATATCGCTACACAATCTGGGCTCGTGCTTAATAAGTTTTTTGATCAGTACCTGCGCGACAGCCGTATTCCTGTGCTGGAATATCGACTAATGGACGGCGAATTTAAAGCTCGTTGGCGTCATGTAGTGGATGGTTTTGCGATGGCAATTCCGGCGAAGTTTACTGGTGGTGTGGCATCTGATCAGCAAAATTTTGCGCTGACAACAGATTGGCAAACCTTCGAACTATCGCAGGGTGCGACAGGTATTCAGTGGGACAAAAACTACTATATCGCGCAGCTTTTGATTGAGTAA
- a CDS encoding c-type cytochrome has product MKKMTLAIATAAMMVAPAFAGDVAAGKAKSAMCAACHGAEGISAIPMYPNLAGQKEAYIAKQLKDFKSGARKDPVMAPMAMGLTDADVANLAAYYASLK; this is encoded by the coding sequence ATGAAAAAAATGACTCTTGCTATTGCAACTGCAGCAATGATGGTAGCTCCAGCATTCGCGGGCGACGTTGCAGCGGGTAAAGCAAAATCAGCAATGTGTGCAGCTTGTCACGGCGCAGAAGGTATTTCTGCTATTCCAATGTACCCTAACCTTGCTGGCCAAAAAGAAGCTTACATTGCGAAGCAATTAAAAGATTTCAAATCTGGCGCACGTAAAGATCCAGTAATGGCTCCTATGGCGATGGGCCTAACTGATGCAGACGTAGCTAACTTAGCTGCGTACTACGCTAGCCTTAAGTAA
- a CDS encoding protein adenylyltransferase SelO has protein sequence MSEPIAFNFDNRLVKHLPFIYRPVSPTPLVNSHLVATSDAMLAELGIAKDDLHQTNFVDVFAGKVIPKGGYFHAQVYSGHQFGQYVPQLGDGRAISFGEIIAKSGQRLDVQLKGAGETPFSRMGDGRAVLRSCIREFLASEAMAALDIPTTRALCIIGSEHDVYRESVEKGAIMTRTSPSYIRFGHFEYWFHQGKKDELNQLADFCLAEYFPECLTQENPHKAMLAAIVQSTAMLIAKWQVHGFAHGVMNTDNMSILGLTIDYGPFGFLDDYQPSFICNHSDHTGRYAFDQQPSIGLWNLNALAITFSDWLSTEEIRAALSQYEPIFVQHYISLMQRKLGLATWQDEDQALLGEWLTLLAKQKADYTLNFRLLNQVFVDDVDNQQCQKLLAHFNDKQAVIEWLKKYRQRLADDDMTDSARHQIQNQHNAKFILRNYLAQQAIRQAEQGDYTEIERLQGVLQTPFDEQAGAEQYALPAPEWGKHLEISCSS, from the coding sequence ATGTCCGAGCCAATTGCGTTTAATTTCGACAATCGACTTGTAAAGCATTTACCTTTTATTTATCGACCTGTATCGCCGACTCCTTTAGTGAATTCGCATTTGGTGGCGACCAGTGACGCTATGCTAGCAGAGCTTGGCATTGCAAAAGATGATTTACATCAAACTAATTTTGTTGATGTTTTTGCTGGCAAGGTAATACCTAAAGGTGGCTATTTTCATGCGCAAGTTTACAGCGGTCACCAATTTGGCCAATACGTGCCGCAATTAGGTGACGGGCGAGCCATTAGCTTCGGCGAAATTATTGCGAAGTCTGGCCAGCGGTTAGATGTTCAGCTCAAAGGAGCAGGGGAAACGCCATTTTCTCGTATGGGCGATGGCAGGGCAGTACTGCGCTCTTGTATTCGCGAATTCCTCGCTAGTGAGGCGATGGCGGCGCTTGATATTCCCACCACACGAGCGCTATGCATTATTGGTAGTGAACACGATGTTTATCGCGAGAGCGTCGAAAAGGGCGCGATCATGACGCGAACGTCGCCGAGTTATATTCGTTTTGGTCACTTTGAATATTGGTTTCATCAAGGGAAAAAAGATGAACTCAATCAGCTCGCAGATTTCTGTTTAGCTGAATACTTTCCTGAGTGTTTAACGCAGGAAAACCCACACAAAGCCATGCTGGCGGCGATTGTACAATCAACTGCGATGTTAATTGCTAAATGGCAAGTACATGGTTTTGCGCATGGGGTAATGAATACCGACAATATGTCGATTCTTGGCCTGACCATAGATTACGGCCCGTTTGGCTTTCTTGATGACTATCAACCTAGTTTTATTTGCAATCATTCTGATCATACGGGGCGTTATGCCTTTGATCAGCAGCCGAGTATTGGCCTGTGGAATTTAAATGCGCTGGCTATTACTTTCTCTGACTGGTTATCAACCGAAGAAATTCGCGCAGCGCTGAGCCAGTATGAGCCAATATTCGTGCAACACTATATTTCGTTAATGCAGCGAAAGCTTGGGCTGGCAACATGGCAAGATGAAGATCAGGCATTGTTAGGGGAGTGGTTAACACTGCTAGCCAAGCAAAAAGCAGATTACACCTTGAATTTCAGGCTGCTTAATCAAGTGTTTGTCGATGATGTTGATAATCAGCAATGCCAAAAGTTGTTAGCGCATTTTAACGATAAACAAGCGGTTATTGAGTGGCTTAAAAAGTATCGCCAGCGATTAGCGGACGATGACATGACAGATAGTGCCCGCCACCAAATTCAAAACCAGCATAACGCGAAATTTATCTTACGCAATTACTTAGCTCAGCAGGCGATAAGGCAAGCAGAGCAGGGTGATTACACTGAAATTGAGCGCCTACAAGGCGTCTTACAAACCCCATTTGATGAGCAAGCAGGCGCTGAGCAATATGCACTGCCAGCGCCAGAGTGGGGCAAGCATTTGGAAATATCATGCAGCAGTTAA
- a CDS encoding DUF3630 family protein: MQQLTQPSSLLVSAVFLRDDHLDIRFDGEFDEEDFDIATEVVLSQLAQVSILEKIPGADCHNVRFRAQVAEDFGYFVLNFEVYSQSCWLEPESIDEQPLLEVICGSLTGN, translated from the coding sequence ATGCAGCAGTTAACGCAACCCTCCTCACTTTTAGTTTCAGCAGTATTTTTGCGTGATGATCATCTCGATATTCGTTTTGATGGTGAGTTTGACGAAGAAGATTTCGATATCGCGACCGAGGTGGTATTGAGTCAGTTAGCGCAGGTTAGTATCTTGGAAAAAATCCCCGGTGCCGATTGCCATAATGTTAGGTTCCGTGCGCAAGTGGCGGAAGATTTTGGTTATTTTGTCTTAAATTTTGAAGTGTATAGCCAGTCATGCTGGTTAGAGCCTGAGTCTATTGATGAACAACCTTTACTAGAAGTTATTTGTGGGTCATTAACGGGCAATTAG
- a CDS encoding GGDEF domain-containing protein: MKHHDSLAQAQVKMAKTLKLLAQWKLPATPINYAIGYEYICEKNTPLITKIDQHLFANNHLDNFLIEQLYQDHVLGQSNLRDDIFDDAKQLTAQLSETCHNANAKGNKLLSALDTNIASVRDGDKEQAAQALSRLSQTVELLKQQQTSLLKQLAKTEQQADNLYQEFSAARKEIYLDPVTRLYNRKALSKHFDTWVSESPDRQIAALVVSVDDFKLFSNKFGSLIGDVILSKIANKVSNYVGESGLPVRTGNEEFLILLPDVEMGIASEIAEKIRQGVEKIRFISSKSGIRLPQMTISLGVSEFKQKETLNSLLSRTQKALSNAQQKGLNQVSMLPA; encoded by the coding sequence TTGAAGCATCATGATTCCTTAGCACAAGCACAAGTTAAAATGGCAAAAACACTTAAGCTGTTAGCACAGTGGAAGTTGCCTGCAACCCCAATAAATTACGCAATTGGTTACGAATACATTTGCGAAAAAAACACACCGCTTATCACTAAGATAGATCAACATTTATTTGCCAATAATCACCTCGATAACTTTCTCATTGAGCAGCTTTACCAAGACCATGTACTTGGTCAAAGTAACTTGCGCGACGATATTTTTGATGATGCTAAGCAACTAACTGCCCAGCTCAGCGAAACTTGTCATAACGCTAATGCGAAAGGTAATAAATTGCTGTCTGCACTCGACACTAATATTGCATCAGTGCGAGATGGCGATAAAGAGCAAGCAGCGCAGGCCCTATCGCGATTATCGCAGACAGTTGAACTACTTAAGCAGCAACAAACGTCATTGTTGAAGCAACTTGCAAAAACCGAGCAGCAAGCAGACAACTTGTATCAAGAATTTAGTGCGGCACGTAAAGAAATCTACCTAGATCCAGTGACTCGGTTATACAACCGAAAGGCACTGAGCAAGCATTTTGATACATGGGTGAGTGAATCACCGGACCGTCAAATCGCAGCTTTGGTTGTCAGTGTTGACGACTTTAAGCTGTTTAGTAATAAATTCGGCTCGCTAATTGGCGATGTTATTTTGTCTAAGATTGCCAACAAGGTAAGTAACTACGTGGGTGAAAGTGGCTTACCTGTTCGCACAGGGAATGAGGAGTTTCTTATTCTGCTGCCTGATGTTGAAATGGGAATCGCAAGCGAAATTGCCGAGAAAATTCGCCAAGGTGTAGAGAAAATACGCTTTATCAGCAGTAAATCTGGTATTCGTTTGCCACAAATGACAATCTCACTTGGCGTTAGTGAGTTCAAGCAAAAAGAAACATTAAATAGCTTACTTAGCCGCACCCAAAAAGCACTATCAAATGCTCAGCAAAAAGGTCTAAATCAAGTATCTATGCTTCCTGCTTAG
- a CDS encoding DUF885 domain-containing protein, with product MKYPIILMLFMLTACSQTALKSKPNADQQLANVIDTYHDYEQQSSPFNNPEPGKTNGQLPDLSAAALAENHQQLTAILAKVNAIDVESLSTANQINRSVLQYRIQNQVDNYLNKEHLMPITAESGFHAHISFIGRMVSFKTEQDYLDYLSRLAQMPRYFKQQMTWMREGLKAGYSQPQVVLKGFEESITAFIKDDVTESVYYQPFKSMPKHLTTAQQAALRTQATNVIKEQVFPSYQAFYDFMVGVYQPNARQNIAASSLPNGAAFYANRVKHFTTLNMTADEVHQIGLAEVKRIRAEMNAIIARLGFEGSFADFVEFLRTDPQFYATTPEQLIKEASFLAKQMDAKLPSLFKTLPRTPYGVIEVPANIAPKYTTGRYSGPSRDDQPGNYWVNTYRLDRRPLYVLPALTLHEAVPGHHLQGSIAREMKNVPEFRNETYISAFGEGWGLYAEYLGIEAGMYPDPYSDFGRLTYEMWRACRLVVDTGMHVKGWSRAQAMDFLASNTALSLHNVKTEIDRYISWPGQALSYKIGELTIKRLRKQAEQALGADFDLRDFHDQLLANGSMPLSMLEVVITQYIEQQKEQQQKKAVAESS from the coding sequence ATGAAATACCCCATTATACTCATGTTGTTCATGCTGACGGCGTGTAGCCAAACTGCGCTAAAAAGTAAGCCCAATGCCGATCAACAACTAGCCAACGTGATTGATACTTATCACGACTACGAGCAGCAAAGTAGCCCATTCAATAACCCAGAGCCAGGCAAAACTAATGGGCAATTGCCAGATTTAAGTGCCGCGGCATTAGCTGAAAATCATCAACAACTGACGGCTATTTTAGCGAAAGTGAATGCTATTGACGTCGAGTCACTTAGTACTGCTAACCAAATTAATCGGTCAGTACTGCAATATCGCATTCAAAATCAGGTAGACAATTACCTAAATAAAGAACACCTCATGCCAATTACTGCGGAATCTGGATTCCATGCACATATCAGTTTTATTGGCCGTATGGTGAGTTTTAAAACCGAACAAGACTATCTTGATTACCTTAGCCGCTTGGCACAAATGCCACGTTATTTTAAGCAGCAAATGACTTGGATGCGTGAAGGGTTAAAAGCTGGCTATAGTCAACCACAAGTAGTATTGAAAGGCTTTGAAGAGTCAATTACCGCCTTTATCAAAGATGATGTGACCGAAAGTGTTTATTATCAGCCGTTTAAGTCAATGCCAAAGCATTTAACAACGGCACAACAAGCAGCGTTACGAACGCAAGCAACCAACGTCATTAAAGAGCAAGTATTTCCTAGTTACCAAGCTTTTTATGATTTTATGGTGGGTGTATATCAACCAAATGCCCGACAAAATATCGCGGCAAGTAGTTTGCCAAATGGTGCCGCGTTTTACGCCAATCGCGTGAAGCATTTCACGACATTAAATATGACCGCCGATGAAGTGCACCAAATTGGGTTGGCAGAAGTGAAGCGAATTCGCGCTGAAATGAATGCCATTATTGCAAGGTTAGGCTTTGAAGGTTCTTTTGCTGATTTTGTTGAGTTTTTGCGAACAGACCCTCAATTCTACGCGACTACGCCAGAGCAACTGATCAAAGAAGCCTCTTTTCTTGCTAAGCAAATGGATGCCAAGTTACCAAGCTTGTTTAAAACTTTGCCACGAACACCTTATGGGGTAATTGAAGTTCCTGCCAATATTGCGCCTAAGTACACAACGGGTCGTTACTCTGGACCATCGCGAGATGATCAACCGGGTAACTATTGGGTTAATACTTATCGCTTAGATCGCCGCCCGCTTTATGTGTTACCCGCGTTAACCTTACATGAAGCCGTACCTGGTCATCACTTACAAGGCTCTATTGCTCGTGAAATGAAAAACGTACCCGAATTTAGAAATGAAACTTATATTTCGGCATTTGGTGAAGGTTGGGGCCTATATGCTGAGTACTTAGGTATTGAAGCTGGCATGTATCCCGACCCTTACAGTGATTTTGGCCGCTTAACTTATGAAATGTGGCGCGCTTGTCGACTAGTGGTTGATACAGGGATGCATGTCAAAGGTTGGTCACGTGCGCAAGCAATGGACTTTTTAGCCAGCAATACCGCGTTGTCATTGCACAATGTTAAAACTGAAATAGACCGCTATATTTCATGGCCGGGTCAGGCACTTTCATACAAAATTGGCGAATTGACGATTAAGCGCTTACGCAAACAGGCCGAGCAAGCGTTAGGGGCAGACTTTGATTTGCGTGACTTCCACGATCAATTGCTAGCAAATGGTTCAATGCCTTTGTCTATGCTGGAGGTTGTGATTACGCAATACATAGAGCAGCAGAAAGAACAGCAACAGAAAAAAGCGGTAGCTGAGAGTAGCTAA
- a CDS encoding GGDEF domain-containing protein, whose product MLKQIWLVLTLVMTCLLSQVANAQAQLPREVVTANIERVSGFYQADKEALPYDEIVSLATEIVQYRHQYPKDVIAKAYVLLAEVAASKGDAARAFQFAIDGLTYKPLPAELQLNLEIKLAEGYFVKSKYHNVFHFVDQVWERAMQEGLVKYQLLALGYRAMANALIGENQKAADDLHMVKELVEQNLQYAEHLQLLEVIAISYHYLGDYQTAMEIHERILKLRFALNRKNGIEGTYYNLAAAYRELERLDDAYNAFWQVKQIAEQRVWPIKRAYAELGIGQVLLDQREYQSAYLALVEAEHSFKGQNLNKPYLSTLIALAKASFATDRQAFALQLLVLAEELAEIVEVAGDQVDLYLLLANRYQIEGDKDKALAMLNRYVELQHQFFKDAKARVIRAPSRLAVEDSNKALALDLAAAYDAHTEFSEQVRMQRHYIIGLTTLSLLLLVVLIVQWLTYRSRKQHDVYEQLERPTYLVPNPAQTKYIYHRAFKKARKYEYPLTIGYLTIGNWQDLTFSFNKRVIAEVNKTLATLINEHMGEFDQSGQINDGEYIVLFPHQSQSQAKAKFEKLIDALKVRFFANLGEFSVNIRFSLDTPAVQDIDPYIFLSRLSDVS is encoded by the coding sequence TTGTTGAAACAGATTTGGTTGGTACTGACATTGGTGATGACTTGTTTACTAAGTCAAGTTGCCAATGCACAAGCACAGTTGCCAAGAGAAGTTGTTACCGCCAATATCGAACGAGTCAGTGGTTTTTATCAGGCAGATAAAGAAGCACTTCCCTACGATGAAATAGTCTCTTTGGCGACTGAAATTGTTCAGTACCGCCATCAATACCCGAAAGACGTTATTGCTAAAGCTTACGTCTTACTTGCTGAAGTCGCAGCTAGTAAAGGTGATGCTGCACGTGCCTTTCAATTTGCAATTGACGGTTTAACTTACAAGCCACTACCTGCTGAGCTGCAGCTTAATTTAGAAATCAAATTGGCGGAAGGTTACTTTGTAAAAAGTAAATATCACAATGTCTTCCACTTTGTTGATCAAGTCTGGGAGCGCGCCATGCAAGAAGGCTTAGTAAAGTACCAACTACTGGCTTTGGGCTACCGCGCAATGGCAAATGCCCTCATTGGTGAAAATCAAAAAGCGGCTGACGATCTCCATATGGTGAAAGAGTTGGTTGAGCAAAACCTCCAATATGCGGAGCATTTACAGTTATTGGAAGTGATTGCGATCTCGTATCACTATTTAGGGGATTACCAAACTGCGATGGAGATACACGAGCGTATTCTAAAACTGCGCTTTGCACTTAATCGCAAAAATGGCATTGAAGGAACCTATTACAACTTAGCCGCCGCGTATCGAGAGCTCGAGCGATTAGATGATGCATACAATGCATTTTGGCAGGTAAAGCAAATTGCTGAGCAGCGTGTTTGGCCAATAAAGCGGGCTTATGCCGAACTTGGTATTGGCCAAGTGTTATTGGATCAGCGTGAGTATCAATCTGCTTATCTCGCCCTCGTTGAAGCAGAGCACTCATTTAAAGGGCAGAATTTGAATAAGCCTTATTTGAGTACGTTAATTGCGCTAGCTAAGGCGAGTTTTGCAACTGATCGTCAGGCTTTTGCATTGCAATTGCTGGTACTTGCTGAAGAGCTTGCTGAAATCGTCGAAGTGGCAGGCGATCAAGTTGATTTATACCTGCTACTTGCCAATCGTTACCAGATTGAAGGTGATAAAGACAAGGCACTAGCAATGCTCAATCGTTACGTAGAATTGCAACATCAGTTTTTCAAAGACGCGAAAGCCAGAGTTATTCGTGCGCCTAGTCGGCTTGCGGTCGAAGATAGCAACAAAGCGCTTGCGCTAGATTTAGCCGCAGCATATGACGCACACACTGAATTCTCAGAACAAGTGAGGATGCAGCGACATTATATTATCGGTTTAACAACATTAAGTTTGTTGTTGCTTGTGGTTTTGATTGTTCAATGGCTTACCTATCGCTCTCGTAAACAGCATGATGTTTACGAGCAGTTAGAGCGCCCAACGTATTTAGTGCCTAATCCAGCACAAACCAAATATATCTACCACCGGGCATTCAAGAAAGCACGCAAGTATGAGTATCCGCTCACCATAGGTTATTTAACGATTGGCAATTGGCAAGACCTAACTTTTAGCTTTAACAAGCGGGTTATTGCCGAAGTGAACAAAACATTGGCCACATTGATTAATGAGCATATGGGGGAGTTTGATCAGAGTGGCCAGATTAATGATGGCGAGTACATTGTGCTTTTTCCGCATCAGTCACAAAGCCAAGCCAAAGCTAAGTTTGAAAAGCTGATTGATGCACTCAAGGTACGTTTTTTTGCCAATCTGGGCGAATTTTCGGTTAATATTAGGTTTTCTTTAGATACACCCGCAGTGCAGGATATCGATCCTTATATCTTCTTATCGCGCTTGAGTGACGTGTCTTAA